A DNA window from Sphingopyxis macrogoltabida contains the following coding sequences:
- a CDS encoding TonB-dependent receptor, which yields MNRKFALAALACTALSSPAVAQDSVPVADGDESEGTIIVTAARTTLPPNALPLTIDVIGKDSLDQQIAISGSVTDAVSNLTPSFSPTRQKLSGAGETLRGRSPLYAINGIPQSTPMRDGSRDGFTIDGFFVDRVELIYGSNALQGIGGTGGIVNQVTVGAPKEEGLGGRILLQGTADDGFSKDGLGGKVAGLVQYKAGRFDATFGAAWEKRGAFYDAKGRRIGINLTQGETQDSQTLSLFARLGYELSPSARLDLIASRFELKGDGDYIALPGNRLTGVPTSAVRGTPPGESAQNRTESIALSLTDTDLGGGNFVSQIFFNRSRDTFGGEVATQATFQDPALAPVGTLFDQSQNRSRKLGAKLSYERAVPGFEDLTLTVGFDALVDKTEQALIATGRVWVPPSDFRSLAPFGQANLKLFDGIVRLAGGVRWENVKIKIDDYHTLASTTFVACTTPPAAAVTPCGVSTYGGVDVAGGKPKFKDLLVNGGVIVEPWDGIRAYASYAEGFTVPDIGRITRAVNRTGVDLDSFLDISPIVSNNREIGVEVKRGPLDASATYFWSSSDKGQLLIARPDRIFDVQRQRVEIEGLEVNLRVQMPVDGLKLGVGYAHIQGKYDSDSANPDGIVDTDLDGTNISPDRVNLNASYNKGPVSALIQTQFFLDRTFHGKANPDQRNSFGGYNITDASIRYQTGLGGLSLSVQNLFDKFYIDYSSDTRLPTDNLAFFAGRGRTFTLGWDYRF from the coding sequence ATGAATCGCAAATTTGCCCTCGCCGCGCTCGCCTGCACGGCGCTTTCCTCGCCCGCTGTTGCGCAAGACAGCGTGCCGGTCGCCGATGGCGACGAAAGCGAGGGCACGATCATCGTCACCGCTGCGCGCACGACCCTGCCGCCCAACGCCCTGCCGCTGACGATCGATGTGATCGGCAAGGACAGCCTTGACCAGCAGATCGCGATTTCGGGCTCGGTTACCGACGCGGTATCAAACCTCACCCCCAGCTTTTCACCGACGCGCCAGAAGCTCTCGGGCGCGGGCGAAACGCTGCGCGGCCGCTCGCCGCTCTATGCGATCAACGGCATTCCGCAATCGACCCCGATGCGCGACGGCAGCCGCGACGGCTTCACGATCGACGGCTTCTTCGTCGATCGCGTCGAACTGATCTATGGCTCGAACGCCTTGCAGGGTATCGGCGGTACCGGCGGCATCGTCAACCAGGTCACCGTCGGCGCACCGAAGGAAGAAGGGCTGGGCGGGCGCATCCTGCTTCAGGGCACCGCCGACGATGGCTTCAGCAAGGACGGCCTTGGCGGCAAGGTCGCAGGTCTTGTCCAGTACAAGGCCGGTCGCTTCGACGCGACCTTCGGCGCGGCATGGGAAAAGCGCGGCGCCTTTTACGACGCCAAGGGCCGCCGCATCGGCATCAACCTGACGCAGGGTGAGACGCAGGATTCGCAGACGCTCTCGCTGTTTGCGCGGCTCGGCTACGAGCTCTCTCCCTCGGCGCGGCTCGACCTGATCGCGAGCCGCTTCGAGCTGAAGGGTGACGGCGACTATATCGCGCTTCCCGGCAACCGCCTGACCGGCGTCCCGACCAGCGCGGTGCGCGGTACCCCGCCCGGTGAATCGGCGCAGAATCGTACCGAAAGCATCGCGCTGTCGCTGACCGACACCGACCTTGGCGGCGGCAATTTCGTCAGCCAGATTTTCTTCAACCGCAGCCGCGATACCTTCGGCGGCGAGGTCGCGACGCAAGCGACCTTTCAGGATCCCGCCCTCGCCCCCGTCGGCACGCTGTTCGACCAGTCGCAGAACCGCTCGCGCAAGCTGGGTGCCAAGCTCAGCTATGAACGCGCCGTGCCGGGATTCGAGGATCTGACGCTGACGGTCGGCTTCGACGCGCTGGTCGACAAGACCGAACAGGCGCTGATCGCCACTGGCCGCGTCTGGGTGCCGCCGAGCGATTTCCGCAGCCTCGCGCCCTTCGGGCAGGCGAACCTCAAGCTGTTCGACGGGATTGTCCGCCTCGCCGGCGGGGTGCGCTGGGAAAATGTGAAGATCAAGATCGACGATTATCACACGCTCGCGTCGACCACCTTCGTCGCGTGCACCACCCCGCCCGCCGCCGCCGTCACACCGTGCGGCGTGTCGACCTATGGCGGCGTCGACGTCGCGGGCGGCAAACCGAAATTCAAGGACCTGCTGGTCAACGGCGGCGTGATCGTCGAACCGTGGGACGGCATCCGGGCCTATGCAAGCTATGCCGAGGGTTTCACCGTCCCCGACATCGGCCGCATCACGCGCGCAGTGAACCGCACCGGGGTCGACCTCGACAGCTTCCTCGACATCTCGCCGATCGTGTCGAACAACCGCGAGATCGGCGTCGAGGTGAAGCGCGGACCGCTCGACGCCAGCGCGACCTATTTCTGGTCGTCGAGCGACAAGGGGCAACTCCTCATCGCACGCCCCGACCGCATCTTTGATGTTCAGCGCCAGCGCGTCGAGATAGAGGGACTCGAGGTCAATTTGCGCGTCCAGATGCCGGTTGACGGGCTGAAGCTCGGCGTCGGCTATGCCCATATCCAGGGCAAATATGACAGCGACAGCGCGAACCCCGACGGGATCGTCGACACCGACCTCGACGGCACGAACATTTCGCCCGACCGTGTGAACCTCAATGCAAGCTATAACAAGGGGCCGGTCTCGGCGCTGATCCAGACGCAGTTCTTCCTCGACCGCACCTTCCACGGCAAGGCGAACCCCGACCAGCGCAACAGTTTTGGCGGCTACAACATCACCGACGCGAGCATCCGTTACCAGACCGGCCTCGGCGGGCTGAGCCTGTCGGTCCAGAACCTGTTCGATAAATTCTATATCGACTATTCGAGCGACACGCGGTTGCCTACCGACAATCTTGCCTTTTTCGCGGGGCGTGGCCGGACCTTCACGCTCGGATGGGATTACCGGTTCTAA
- the dnaK gene encoding molecular chaperone DnaK, translating into MAKVIGIDLGTTNSCVAVMEGGKPKVIENVEGTRTTPSIVAFAKDGERLIGQPAKRQAVTNPENTIFAVKRLIGRRFDDPMTKKDMELVPYTIAKGSNGDAWVKAGGEDYSPSQISAYILQKMKETAEAYLGEKVEQAVITVPAYFNDAQRQATKDAGKIAGLEVLRIINEPTAAALAYGLDKTENKTIAVYDLGGGTFDISILEVGDGVFEVKSTNGDTFLGGEDFDSKIVEYLADGFKKDEGIDLRGDKLALQRLKEAAEKAKIELSSAATTEVNLPFITADANGPKHLVKTITRSDLEKLVEELVKRTLEPCKKAIKDAGISASEIDEVVLVGGMTRMPRVREVVKDFFGKEPHTGVNPDEVVAIGAAIQAGVLQGDVKDVLLLDVTPLSLGIETLGGVFTRMIDRNTTIPTKKSQVYSTADDNQSAVTIRVFQGEREMAADNKMLGQFDLVGIPPAPRGVPQIEVTFDIDANGIVSVHAKDKGTGKEQQIKIQASGGLSDADIDQMVKDAEQFAEEDKKRREAAEAKNNAESLIHTTERQLEEHGDKVDAALKGEIEAAVAEAKTAVEGGDPAAMTEKSQALAQVAMKLGQAIYEKEQQAAASPSADAGAAKADEDVVDAEFSEVEDDKK; encoded by the coding sequence ATGGCCAAAGTGATCGGGATCGACCTCGGCACCACCAATAGCTGTGTGGCGGTGATGGAAGGCGGCAAGCCCAAGGTTATCGAAAATGTCGAAGGCACGCGCACCACGCCCTCGATCGTCGCCTTCGCCAAGGACGGCGAGCGGCTGATCGGCCAGCCGGCGAAGCGCCAGGCGGTCACCAATCCCGAAAACACCATCTTTGCGGTGAAGCGCCTGATCGGCCGCCGCTTCGACGATCCCATGACCAAGAAGGACATGGAGCTCGTCCCCTATACCATCGCCAAGGGCTCGAACGGCGACGCCTGGGTCAAGGCGGGCGGCGAGGATTATTCGCCGTCGCAGATCAGCGCCTATATCCTCCAGAAGATGAAGGAAACCGCCGAAGCCTATCTGGGCGAAAAGGTCGAGCAGGCGGTGATCACCGTTCCCGCCTACTTCAACGACGCCCAGCGCCAGGCGACCAAGGACGCCGGCAAGATCGCCGGCCTCGAAGTGCTGCGCATCATCAACGAGCCGACCGCGGCGGCGCTCGCCTATGGCCTCGACAAGACCGAGAACAAGACGATCGCGGTCTATGACCTTGGCGGCGGCACCTTCGACATCTCGATCCTCGAGGTTGGCGACGGCGTGTTCGAGGTGAAGTCGACCAACGGCGACACCTTCCTCGGCGGCGAGGATTTCGACAGCAAGATCGTCGAATATCTCGCCGACGGCTTCAAGAAGGACGAAGGCATCGACCTGCGCGGCGACAAATTGGCCCTCCAGCGCCTGAAGGAAGCCGCCGAAAAGGCGAAGATCGAACTGTCGTCGGCCGCGACGACCGAGGTCAACCTGCCCTTCATCACCGCCGACGCCAACGGGCCGAAGCACCTCGTGAAGACGATCACCCGGTCGGACCTCGAAAAGCTGGTCGAAGAGCTGGTCAAGCGCACGCTCGAACCCTGCAAGAAGGCGATCAAGGACGCCGGCATCAGCGCCAGCGAGATCGACGAAGTCGTCCTCGTCGGCGGCATGACGCGCATGCCGCGCGTGCGTGAAGTCGTGAAGGATTTCTTCGGCAAGGAACCGCACACCGGTGTGAACCCCGACGAGGTCGTCGCGATCGGCGCCGCGATCCAGGCCGGCGTGCTGCAGGGCGACGTCAAGGACGTGCTGCTGCTCGACGTCACCCCGCTGAGCCTCGGCATCGAGACGCTGGGCGGCGTGTTCACGCGCATGATCGACCGCAACACCACCATCCCGACCAAGAAGTCGCAGGTCTATTCGACCGCCGACGACAACCAGTCGGCAGTGACGATCCGCGTCTTCCAGGGCGAGCGCGAAATGGCCGCCGACAACAAGATGCTCGGCCAGTTCGACCTCGTCGGCATTCCGCCGGCGCCGCGCGGCGTGCCGCAGATCGAGGTCACCTTCGACATCGACGCCAACGGCATCGTGTCGGTCCACGCCAAGGACAAGGGCACCGGCAAGGAACAGCAGATCAAGATCCAGGCCTCGGGCGGCCTCAGCGACGCGGACATCGACCAGATGGTCAAGGACGCCGAGCAGTTCGCCGAAGAGGACAAGAAGCGCCGTGAGGCGGCCGAGGCGAAGAACAACGCCGAAAGCCTGATCCACACGACCGAACGCCAGCTCGAAGAGCATGGCGACAAGGTCGACGCGGCGCTGAAGGGCGAGATCGAAGCGGCGGTTGCCGAAGCCAAGACCGCGGTCGAAGGCGGCGATCCGGCGGCGATGACCGAAAAGAGCCAGGCGCTCGCGCAGGTTGCGATGAAGCTCGGCCAGGCGATTTACGAGAAGGAACAGCAGGCCGCAGCATCCCCCAGCGCCGATGCCGGCGCAGCCAAGGCCGACGAAGATGTCGTCGATGCCGAATTCTCGGAAGTCGAAGACGACAAGAAGTAA
- a CDS encoding META domain-containing protein: MTRIALPALVSLFALSACVPAAEPPQSPGDGAGSYMALGTEPGWTLEITPGLLNYDGDYGDTKIVVANPGARPSFNGERYVTPRLSVDITHGECSDGMSDRRYRDTVTVTADGQTVKGCGGGILPPAELAGTSWTFVSIGGVEVAPDRPTSLQFEGERLSGSAGCNRFSGSYSHADLTLTAGPLMATEMACPGAGMAQENAFFALMRGPVSTSFPTNGTLILTGADGKTAVLKRAI, from the coding sequence ATGACAAGGATCGCCCTGCCCGCTCTCGTTTCGCTCTTCGCGCTGTCGGCGTGCGTCCCTGCCGCCGAACCGCCGCAATCGCCCGGCGACGGCGCGGGCTCCTATATGGCGCTCGGCACCGAGCCCGGCTGGACGCTCGAGATCACGCCCGGCCTGCTCAATTACGACGGCGATTATGGCGACACCAAGATCGTGGTTGCCAATCCCGGCGCACGGCCGAGCTTCAATGGCGAGCGCTATGTCACCCCGCGGCTAAGCGTCGATATCACCCACGGCGAATGCAGCGACGGAATGAGCGACCGCCGCTATCGCGACACGGTGACGGTGACCGCCGACGGCCAGACGGTGAAGGGCTGCGGCGGCGGCATATTGCCCCCGGCCGAGCTTGCCGGAACGAGCTGGACCTTCGTATCGATCGGCGGCGTCGAGGTGGCGCCCGACCGACCGACCTCGCTGCAGTTCGAGGGCGAGCGGCTGAGCGGCAGCGCGGGCTGCAACCGCTTTTCGGGAAGCTACAGCCACGCCGACCTGACGCTGACCGCGGGGCCGCTGATGGCGACCGAAATGGCGTGCCCCGGCGCGGGCATGGCGCAGGAAAACGCCTTCTTCGCGCTGATGCGCGGGCCGGTGAGCACGAGCTTTCCGACCAACGGGACGCTGATCCTGACCGGGGCCGACGGCAAGACGGCGGTGCTGAAGCGGGCGATCTAG
- a CDS encoding patatin-like protein → MREKELRFALICYGGISLAVYMHGITKEIWRLAAASRAWHDGGEPAGSGAVYRDLLAGIAARSSVRLRVLADIVAGASAGGINGIFLARALATGQSLDPLTELWLGGADVDSLLDPDARPLSAATKFWAVPIAGWAMKRRGNVIDRTVGEGAQDEVRAKLSRFVRARWFEPPFGGETFSNLLLDAFDAMDAGPKGPVLVPAGQPVDLFVSVTDFAGHSMPLALNSPPRVTEQEHRLILHFRQDGRAGKDLGDMPGLAAAARATASFPGAFPPFTLRELDRVLEKRGIEWSGRDAFIRAQLPSGGESDPADRVLIDGSVLANAPFRPAIAALKQRPARREVDRRFVYIDPKPDFRSISFGKPGEVGAGEEARLPGFLPTILGALSEIPREQPIRENVEAIEGMSRRIRRMQHIVDAMKVEVEEQVAALFGTTFFLDTPTPARLEKWRAKAQEQAAARAGFAYAPYGHLKLSAVVEELVGMVDRLSPPEGAVHRSNRRQALWDEVRARGLDRISGRKGAGASGDAIAFFRTHDLGFRIRRLRFMARELDAVIESRREGRDTACEDMRGAIFTALGLYLEREGDSWLAELDVPADAAPGQWIDAIAARRDLTAVDGEADVLIAAALTALPKDDRRVLLLAYLGYPFYDIATLPLLQGEGFDEFDPIKIDRISPSDATAIRSGGASAMLKGIEFNSFGAFFSRAYRENDYLWGRLHGADRLIDIVSSSATGEGALKADELAAIKRRAFHAILDEEEERLPKVAALIAELRSEIG, encoded by the coding sequence ATGCGCGAAAAGGAACTGCGGTTTGCCCTGATTTGCTACGGCGGCATCAGCCTGGCCGTCTATATGCACGGTATCACCAAGGAAATATGGCGCCTCGCCGCCGCATCGCGCGCCTGGCACGACGGCGGCGAGCCGGCGGGTTCGGGCGCGGTCTATCGGGATTTGCTCGCCGGGATCGCCGCACGCAGCAGTGTCCGGCTGCGGGTGCTCGCCGATATCGTCGCGGGGGCGAGCGCGGGCGGGATCAACGGTATTTTTCTCGCGCGGGCGCTGGCGACGGGCCAGTCGCTCGACCCGCTGACCGAATTGTGGCTGGGCGGCGCCGATGTCGATAGCCTGCTCGACCCCGATGCGCGGCCGCTGTCGGCGGCAACCAAATTCTGGGCGGTGCCGATCGCCGGCTGGGCGATGAAGCGCCGCGGCAACGTCATCGATCGCACAGTGGGCGAAGGCGCGCAGGACGAGGTGCGCGCCAAGCTGTCGCGCTTCGTCCGCGCGCGCTGGTTCGAACCACCCTTCGGCGGCGAAACCTTCTCCAACCTGCTGCTCGACGCCTTCGACGCGATGGATGCCGGGCCCAAGGGACCGGTGCTGGTGCCGGCGGGGCAGCCCGTCGACCTGTTCGTTTCGGTCACCGATTTCGCCGGGCACAGTATGCCATTGGCGCTCAACAGCCCGCCGCGCGTCACCGAGCAGGAGCATCGGCTGATCCTGCATTTCCGGCAGGACGGGCGCGCGGGGAAAGATCTCGGCGATATGCCGGGCCTCGCCGCGGCGGCGCGCGCGACCGCGAGTTTTCCGGGCGCCTTCCCGCCCTTCACCTTGCGCGAACTCGACCGGGTGCTCGAAAAACGCGGCATCGAGTGGTCGGGGCGCGATGCGTTCATCCGCGCCCAGCTCCCGTCCGGGGGCGAAAGCGACCCCGCCGACCGGGTGCTCATCGACGGCTCGGTGCTCGCCAACGCGCCGTTCCGTCCGGCGATCGCGGCGCTGAAGCAGCGCCCGGCGCGGCGCGAGGTCGACCGGCGCTTCGTCTATATCGACCCCAAACCCGACTTTCGCTCGATCAGCTTCGGCAAGCCGGGCGAGGTCGGGGCGGGCGAGGAGGCGCGCCTGCCCGGTTTCCTGCCGACGATCCTCGGCGCGCTGTCCGAAATCCCGCGCGAACAGCCGATTCGCGAGAATGTCGAGGCGATCGAGGGCATGTCGCGGCGCATCCGCCGCATGCAGCATATCGTCGACGCGATGAAGGTCGAGGTCGAGGAACAGGTCGCGGCGCTGTTCGGCACCACCTTCTTTCTCGACACGCCGACCCCGGCGCGGCTCGAGAAATGGCGTGCCAAGGCGCAGGAGCAGGCGGCGGCACGCGCCGGCTTCGCCTATGCGCCCTATGGCCACCTCAAATTGTCGGCGGTGGTCGAGGAACTCGTCGGCATGGTCGACCGACTGTCGCCGCCCGAGGGGGCTGTCCACCGCAGCAACCGGCGGCAGGCACTGTGGGACGAGGTGCGGGCGCGCGGACTCGACCGTATTTCGGGCCGGAAAGGCGCCGGGGCGAGCGGCGACGCGATCGCCTTTTTCCGCACCCACGACCTCGGCTTTCGCATCCGCCGCCTGCGCTTCATGGCGCGCGAACTCGACGCGGTGATCGAGAGCCGCCGCGAAGGACGCGATACGGCGTGCGAGGACATGCGCGGCGCGATCTTCACCGCGCTCGGCCTCTATCTGGAGCGTGAGGGCGATAGCTGGCTCGCCGAACTCGACGTGCCTGCCGACGCCGCACCGGGGCAGTGGATCGATGCCATCGCGGCGCGGCGCGACCTCACGGCCGTCGATGGTGAGGCCGACGTGCTTATCGCTGCGGCGCTGACCGCGCTGCCGAAGGACGACAGGCGCGTGCTGCTGCTCGCCTATCTGGGCTATCCCTTCTACGACATCGCGACGCTGCCTTTGCTGCAGGGCGAGGGGTTCGACGAGTTCGACCCGATCAAGATCGATCGCATCTCGCCCTCCGACGCCACCGCGATCCGTAGCGGCGGCGCGTCGGCGATGCTGAAGGGGATCGAATTCAACAGTTTCGGCGCTTTCTTCAGCCGCGCCTACCGCGAGAACGACTACCTCTGGGGACGCCTCCACGGCGCCGACCGGCTGATCGATATCGTATCGAGCAGCGCAACCGGCGAGGGCGCGCTGAAAGCCGACGAACTGGCCGCGATCAAGCGACGCGCCTTTCACGCCATCCTCGACGAGGAGGAAGAGCGGTTGCCGAAGGTCGCGGCGCTGATTGCGGAGCTCAGGAGCGAGATCGGCTAA
- the dnaJ gene encoding molecular chaperone DnaJ, whose amino-acid sequence MSLDIDYYELLEVERSADDATLKASYRKLAMKYHPDKNPGCGDSEARFKAISEAYDCLKDPQKRAAYDRFGKAGLNGGGFGGGGGNADFGDIGDIFESIFGSAFGGGGRQQRGPARGADLRYDMEIKLEDAHAGCTREIQVDVAARCETCDGSGAKPGTATNRCSTCAGHGKVRAQQGFFMVERTCPTCQGAGEVIADPCNSCHGEGRVDRRKTLTVTIPAGVDEGTRIRLSGEGESGARGAAPGDLYIFLHMARHKLFEREGTTLFTRAPISFTTAALGGSISIPGLDGKKHDISIPAGIQSGKQLRQRGAGMPVLNGRGHGDLVIQIDVETPTKLNAKQKELLQAFRETETGDECPASQGFFGRIKEMWDDLTD is encoded by the coding sequence ATGTCGCTCGACATCGATTATTACGAACTGCTCGAAGTCGAGCGTAGCGCCGACGATGCGACGCTGAAGGCCAGCTATCGCAAGCTCGCGATGAAATATCACCCCGACAAGAATCCGGGGTGCGGCGACAGCGAAGCGCGCTTCAAGGCGATCAGCGAAGCCTATGACTGTCTGAAAGACCCGCAGAAGCGCGCCGCCTATGACCGCTTCGGCAAGGCGGGCCTCAATGGCGGCGGCTTCGGTGGCGGCGGAGGCAACGCCGATTTCGGCGATATCGGAGATATTTTCGAATCGATCTTCGGATCGGCCTTCGGCGGCGGCGGCCGGCAACAGCGCGGGCCCGCACGCGGCGCCGACCTTCGTTACGACATGGAAATCAAGCTTGAGGACGCGCACGCCGGCTGCACCCGCGAGATTCAGGTCGACGTCGCCGCACGCTGCGAAACCTGCGACGGCAGCGGCGCCAAGCCCGGCACCGCGACCAACCGCTGTTCGACCTGCGCTGGTCACGGCAAGGTGCGCGCGCAGCAGGGCTTCTTCATGGTCGAGCGCACCTGCCCGACCTGTCAGGGCGCGGGCGAGGTCATCGCCGACCCGTGCAATAGCTGCCATGGCGAAGGACGTGTCGACCGGCGCAAGACGCTGACCGTCACCATTCCCGCCGGGGTCGACGAAGGCACGCGCATCCGCCTGTCGGGCGAGGGCGAAAGCGGCGCGCGCGGCGCGGCGCCGGGCGACCTTTACATCTTCCTGCACATGGCGCGGCACAAATTGTTCGAGCGCGAGGGCACGACCTTGTTCACCCGCGCCCCGATCAGCTTCACCACCGCGGCGCTCGGCGGGTCGATCAGCATCCCCGGCCTCGACGGCAAGAAGCACGACATCAGCATCCCGGCCGGCATCCAGTCGGGCAAGCAGCTCCGCCAGCGCGGCGCCGGCATGCCGGTCCTCAACGGCCGCGGCCACGGCGACCTGGTGATCCAGATCGATGTCGAGACGCCGACGAAGCTGAATGCCAAGCAGAAAGAACTGCTGCAGGCGTTCCGCGAGACCGAAACCGGCGACGAGTGCCCCGCAAGCCAGGGCTTTTTTGGCCGCATCAAGGAAATGTGGGACGATTTGACGGATTGA
- a CDS encoding copper chaperone PCu(A)C, with translation MKSFARRSLTLAAVAAAALSLTACKENLGAGPQLNVVSGYIEMGATPDRPAVGYFRVTGGPRDAQLVAVTADLAQRVEMHESVRENGMVTMKPLTRADVPAKGELVFKQGGKHLMIWNINGAAVRAGKLPMQFVFTNNNNERILFDLPIKQASTAMGGDGAMDHGAMDHSPPAGPSAEKAAPDAAKK, from the coding sequence ATGAAGTCTTTCGCCCGCCGCTCGCTCACTCTGGCCGCCGTTGCCGCCGCCGCGCTGTCGCTGACCGCGTGCAAGGAAAATCTCGGCGCCGGGCCGCAGCTCAATGTGGTGAGCGGCTATATCGAGATGGGCGCCACCCCCGACCGGCCCGCGGTCGGCTATTTCCGCGTCACCGGCGGTCCGCGCGACGCGCAGCTCGTTGCGGTGACCGCCGATCTCGCGCAGCGCGTCGAAATGCATGAAAGCGTGCGCGAAAACGGCATGGTGACGATGAAGCCGCTGACCCGCGCCGACGTGCCGGCAAAGGGCGAACTGGTGTTCAAGCAGGGCGGCAAGCATCTGATGATCTGGAACATCAACGGCGCCGCGGTGCGCGCGGGCAAGCTGCCGATGCAGTTCGTCTTCACCAACAACAATAATGAACGCATCCTCTTCGACCTGCCGATCAAGCAGGCGTCGACCGCGATGGGCGGCGACGGCGCGATGGACCATGGCGCGATGGATCACAGCCCGCCGGCGGGACCTTCGGCTGAAAAGGCGGCCCCGGACGCGGCCAAGAAGTAA
- a CDS encoding DNA recombination protein RmuC, with product MDGLSLAIAFIALAIGTLIGWLFAGRQAGGLKAERDGFSERFKAAVADLASESEARQAADRQLAALLAEQRARDAAHDAQIAQLKDAQAALTAQFREVGQAMLDGAQKAFLERAEARFKESEATAGQNLKALLHPVHDRLEKYEAAVAKVEAERRDAFGLLHGQIAAMREGTERVSSEAAKLVNALRNAPKARGRWGEQQLRNVLESCGLSEHADFQTEVSVDGGDGGRLRPDVVVKVPGGQSLVIDAKVSLNAYQDAFGAVDEGEKAVHLAAHAAAMKAHVNTLGAKSYWNQFDDTPDFVVMFVPGEHFLAAALDQDHELWDYAFERKVLLATPTNLIAIARTVAAVWRQEKLAGQAREIAALGKELYARMSVMGSHIARVGKNLDQATGAYNAFVGSFESQVLTQAKRFEALDVETGDREIPALPVAEQAARPLAKLSGANGAND from the coding sequence ATGGATGGACTGTCACTCGCTATCGCCTTTATCGCCCTCGCTATCGGCACCCTGATCGGCTGGCTGTTCGCCGGGCGGCAGGCGGGCGGGCTGAAGGCTGAGCGCGACGGCTTCTCGGAACGTTTCAAGGCGGCAGTCGCCGATCTTGCCAGCGAAAGCGAGGCACGGCAGGCGGCGGATCGCCAGCTTGCGGCGCTGCTCGCCGAACAACGGGCGCGCGACGCGGCGCATGATGCGCAGATCGCCCAGCTCAAGGACGCGCAGGCGGCGCTGACGGCGCAGTTTCGCGAAGTCGGGCAGGCGATGCTCGACGGGGCGCAAAAGGCGTTTCTCGAACGCGCCGAAGCACGCTTCAAGGAGAGCGAGGCGACCGCCGGGCAGAATCTGAAGGCGCTGCTCCATCCGGTCCACGACCGGCTCGAAAAATATGAAGCGGCGGTGGCGAAGGTCGAGGCTGAGCGGCGCGACGCTTTCGGCCTGCTGCACGGGCAGATCGCGGCGATGCGCGAGGGGACCGAACGCGTGTCGAGCGAAGCGGCGAAGCTCGTCAACGCGCTGCGCAACGCCCCAAAAGCGCGCGGACGCTGGGGCGAACAGCAACTGAGGAACGTCCTCGAAAGCTGCGGGCTTTCCGAGCATGCCGATTTCCAGACCGAGGTCAGCGTCGACGGCGGTGACGGCGGGCGGCTCCGCCCCGACGTCGTCGTCAAGGTGCCGGGCGGACAAAGCCTCGTTATCGACGCCAAGGTGTCGCTCAACGCCTATCAGGACGCCTTCGGCGCGGTCGACGAGGGCGAAAAGGCGGTGCATCTCGCCGCGCACGCCGCGGCGATGAAGGCGCATGTGAACACGCTCGGCGCCAAATCATACTGGAACCAGTTCGACGACACCCCTGATTTCGTCGTGATGTTCGTCCCCGGCGAGCATTTCCTCGCCGCCGCACTCGATCAGGATCATGAGCTCTGGGATTATGCCTTCGAACGCAAGGTGCTGCTCGCGACCCCGACCAACCTCATCGCGATCGCGCGCACCGTCGCCGCGGTGTGGCGTCAGGAAAAGCTCGCCGGGCAGGCGCGCGAGATCGCGGCGTTGGGCAAGGAACTCTACGCGCGCATGTCGGTGATGGGATCGCACATCGCGCGCGTCGGCAAGAATCTCGATCAGGCGACGGGGGCGTATAACGCCTTCGTCGGCAGCTTCGAATCGCAGGTGCTGACGCAGGCGAAACGCTTCGAGGCGCTCGATGTCGAGACGGGCGACCGCGAAATTCCGGCGCTGCCCGTCGCCGAACAGGCGGCGCGGCCGCTGGCCAAATTGTCGGGCGCCAACGGCGCGAACGACTAG